A stretch of DNA from Arthrobacter jiangjiafuii:
TTCCCGCCGTCGGCGTCCTGCGGATCCACCAGGCCGCCTGGGAAAACCCAGGCCCCGGCGAAGGAGCCACGGTGCCGGGGCCGTTCCAGCAGCAGCACCTGCAGCCCGTCGGCCGAATCCCTCAGGAGCACCACAGTGGAAGCCGTGCCGTGCATCATAAGCAAGTATCCGTTCGTTCGATTCGGAAGGGAGCCCACCGGTTCTCTCTCAAGGATGGTAGCCGTTTTGCTTCCGGCCGCCCTACGCTGAGACCCGGCCGGAAGGAATGCGGATGGACAAGTTCGACTTCAAGAAGACCTACCCGGAGCTGTATGCGCCGAAAGCCGGCGACTTTGCCCTGGTGGAGGTCCCTCCCCTGCAATATCTGGCCTATGACGGCCACGGCGATCCCAACACGTCATCGGAGTACGTGGGAGCCCTGGAATGCCTCTATCCCACGGCCTACGCAGTGAAGTTTGCGTCCAAAAAGAACCTGGACCGGGACTTTACGGTGGGTCCGCTGGAGGGGCAGTGGCGGGCCGCGGACATGACCGCCTTCACCCGCGGCGACAAGGCCGCCTGGGATTGGACCATGCTGGTGGCCCAGCCGCCGTGGATCACCCCGGAACTGGTGGCGGATGCGCTGGCTGCCGTGCAGAAGAAAAAGCAGCTGCCCGGGCTGGACCGGGTGCGGCTGCTCACCCTTGAGGAAGGCACGGCGGTCCAGATCCTGTATATCGGCGCCTACGACGCCGAGGGCCCGGTCCTGGAACGGCTGCACCACCAGTGGCTGCCCACACACGGCCTGACCTTCAACGGCGACCATCACGAGGTCTACCTCAGCGATCCGCGGCGGACCGCCACCGAGAAGCTGCGCACGGTGCTGCGGCAGCCGGTCCGCCCGATCCAGCCCGCGGATTAGCCCTTGGTGCCGGCTCCGTTGGCTTCGATGGCTTTGAGCATTGTTCCCAGCTGCCCGTCGCTGACCCGGCTCAGAGCGGTGAGCAGGCCGGTGATGCGGGTGCGTTCCCTGGCCTCGAAGCGGGTGGCGTCCAGGATGTCGCTGACCCAGAGGCCGTCCATGGCAAGCCGGATGATCACGCCAAGCACACAGCTGGGCTGCTTCGGGTCCAGATTGTCGCGGTCCAGCCGCCGGTTCAGGTAAATCAGTGATTCGGCGAGATTCGGGCGCGCGACGGCGGTGGCCAGCAGCGCTCCCTGATCCGTCTCGCTGTTGGTCCCGGCGTCCGAGAAGGCCTTGATGTAGGCGCGGTCCTGGGCTCCGATGGGATCCGGGTCGGCTTCTGCGAGCCGGCCCAGCTCGTGGACCAGCTCGATAATCATTGCTTCAACGTCCTGCTCGATTTCCTCGATAGGTGCGCCTGGCCTGAACATTTTTCCTCCAGCTCAACGATCAACCGCCTTTCGGTTGACCGGCCAGCCTAGCCCGGTCCTGCCGCCGGCTCCACCGTGAGGTACTTCCGGCGGGTACTGCCTGAGTCTTACGATTGCCACCTGCGGTTCCCGTTCTGCAGGAGGTAGCGCCATGCCTTTCACTCCACCACCCCCCGGAAACCAGGGCTCCCCGGGTCCGCCGCGCCCACGTAGGCAGCCGGATAAACAGGACTACGGCAACGTCCCGGTGATTATCTCCGGAGTGCTGGCTGCCGTGGCAGGTTTGTCGGTGGCCCTGTTCTCCACCGGCGGCAGCGAGCGTGAATTCCGCTGGGAACTGGGCATCGCCGCGGCCTGCGTGACCTTCATCGTCACACTGCTGATTCTGCTGGTCCTGATCGCCACCTCCCAGCCCAATCCTGAGCATCTGGGCAAGGGCACGGGCAT
This window harbors:
- a CDS encoding GyrI-like domain-containing protein, whose translation is MDKFDFKKTYPELYAPKAGDFALVEVPPLQYLAYDGHGDPNTSSEYVGALECLYPTAYAVKFASKKNLDRDFTVGPLEGQWRAADMTAFTRGDKAAWDWTMLVAQPPWITPELVADALAAVQKKKQLPGLDRVRLLTLEEGTAVQILYIGAYDAEGPVLERLHHQWLPTHGLTFNGDHHEVYLSDPRRTATEKLRTVLRQPVRPIQPAD
- a CDS encoding TetR family transcriptional regulator, which translates into the protein MFRPGAPIEEIEQDVEAMIIELVHELGRLAEADPDPIGAQDRAYIKAFSDAGTNSETDQGALLATAVARPNLAESLIYLNRRLDRDNLDPKQPSCVLGVIIRLAMDGLWVSDILDATRFEARERTRITGLLTALSRVSDGQLGTMLKAIEANGAGTKG